In the Pseudomonadota bacterium genome, TATGAATATCCTCGAGAGGGTGGTCTTGCCAGAACCCACATCCCCGTAAATCAATGCAAAGCCTTCCCTCTGGGCGAGGAAGAAGGTCAGACAATCGAGTGCCTCCCTGTGCTGTTTTGATTCATAATAGAAGGCAGGGTCCGGTGTCATGCCAAAGGGTTTTTCAGAAAGGCCAAAATATTCAAGATACGGGATTTCCACCTGCATAGAAATATTATACATTTTTTTGTAACTTTCTATAAATGTTTTTGTAATTGAAGGTTTTTGCTATGAGCCACGGGCCGCAATCAGTCTGCTTTGTATATAAAAAACTTGACTGATAGGAAAATATGGTGTATTTAGTGTATACGTGGTATGCAAGGAGGTGTTCATGAGCAAACAACAGTTGGAAAAGTTGGAGCCAATAAGCTCACGGATCTCAAAAGATCTGCTTTCAAGCATAGATGAGATTGCCAGATTGAGAAACAGGAACCGGGGGGAGATTGTGAGGGAGGCCCTGAGTTTTTATGCCGATATGATGGCTGATTATCAAATTGCAATCGACAGATTGAAAGACCCCACAGACTCAGTCCAGACCGAAAAAGAGTTTCTTAAGGACCTCGAGTGGAACATCTGATGTATACCCTGAAGTTCAAGAAGAGCGTTCAGGGTGACTTCAAAAGAATAGGCATAGAAGCAGCAAAAAAGATATTGGAAGCGATCAGAAAGGATCTCTTATCAAACCCCCGTTCGGGCAAACAGCTTAAGGGCAGGGAAGGCATTCTATGGAGTTATCGGATTGGAGATTACCGTATTATTTATACATTCGATGAGAAAGAACTTTTTGTTCTCGTTGTCCGGGTAGGTCATAGAAAAGAAGTCTACAGGGGAATAGATGAACTGGTTTAGAAAGGGTTCAAGGGGTCAAGGGTTCAAGGCCTGCCTTGGCCAAG is a window encoding:
- a CDS encoding type II toxin-antitoxin system RelE/ParE family toxin translates to MYTLKFKKSVQGDFKRIGIEAAKKILEAIRKDLLSNPRSGKQLKGREGILWSYRIGDYRIIYTFDEKELFVLVVRVGHRKEVYRGIDELV
- a CDS encoding ribbon-helix-helix protein, CopG family; translated protein: MSKQQLEKLEPISSRISKDLLSSIDEIARLRNRNRGEIVREALSFYADMMADYQIAIDRLKDPTDSVQTEKEFLKDLEWNI
- a CDS encoding AAA family ATPase, with amino-acid sequence MQVEIPYLEYFGLSEKPFGMTPDPAFYYESKQHREALDCLTFFLAQREGFALIYGDVGSGKTTLSRIFI